The DNA region TTGGGACAATAACTTAGGGAAATTCATGTGTAGGTCTTTAAGAACCACTgtcaacttttatttttctcatctgGTGCACTGGAGAGGAGACTGTATGTTCTGTGGAGATAAATGACATGAACTGTGCCTTTCAGAGTGTGTAAGCACAATGCCTGGAAGCCATTATCATACCTGTTCTACACCTTGTTTTGTGACTGTGCAGGCTCAAACATGAGAATGCTTCTAGTCATAAGCAATGTAGGTGATGCTCAGCAGTCTGCTCTCTAGCTAGTTTTAAATACAGCAAGATTTGCTGACTTGCAGTCGTGGTTGTCATGCAATCCTTGCATGTTTTTCAGCAGACTCTTTCAACCTAGATTTTAGTACCACCTGAATGTAAAGTTTCTGTTAAAGGACAATTTGTTTGTGTTGGTAAAATGTGTTGGCTTCTCCAGTTACTGTAAAATTACCTGTGTATAACTTTCAGGCAAACTCACTAGTGCTAGCAGAGAGGCCTTGGGTTCTCACACAAGCCCAAACTCCTCACCCAGCAGTGTCCATGGCTCCCGCCGTGGCAGCATTAGCAGCATAAGCAGTGTGAGCTCTGTTGTGGATGAAAAGGATGATGAACGAATCCGTTGTTGTCAGCACTGCAAAGACACCCTGTTGAAAAGAGAGCAACAGATTGATGAGAAAGAATACACACCAGAGATTGTGAAACTCTATGAGGTAAGTCAAGCTCTGTGCTACAGCATATATGTCTGCAGTGGTCAGTACTTGACTTTTGGCTTGTTACCTCATGTCTAAACTCTATGACTTAATACTGACTTGTGTTAGAAAAAGACCGTTGGGTGTTTATGCCATGTAGCAAAGACATATCTGAAATGTTGGAATCAGTTGCAATATAGTATTTATAGTATTTATTAACttcatatgtatttttaaaatacatcttcATTCTCATCATCTGGAACTAGTAGTTCCGACATGCCTCTCTCTTAAAATTGTGAACTTGTTTAAACCAGTGAGTGATAGGCTGTTCATTTGATAGGTGGGCTGCACTGGAACCATAGCACTTGATGTCACCATTGTTGCCATCAGTCCTTACACTGATGGCAAATGCATTTTTTGAACCATCTCTATAAACATTACATTCAAATGATTCGCAGCAGGTAATGATGATCACCAGATACCTTTTCAGTGGAGTCCACAAGCTCCCCTGTGAGTTTTTGTTGGTGAAGAGATGCAAGGCTAGAAGCTGTTTCAATGGCTGTCCAAGTCAGCCATTGAAACAGCTTCAAGATTCAAAGTCCACTTTGTAGGGGTACAGTGAGTCTTTCTCTGTTCCTGACAATGCCATATGTGTTCTGGAGATAACTGGAGAGTCTTGTCATCCTGAACAGTTAAAGTGCCTTTCATCATGGTTAACTTCAAATCTGCACAAGCAGCATGAAAAGATGTATGTCAACATGTTCTTGCATTAGTGTTTTaatgtcagttctttttttatatgttttgttttaatattataACAAGAAACTCCGACTCTGCATGGAGAAGGTGGACCAGAAGGCACCAGAATACATAAGGATGGCAGAATCGCTAAAGTAAGTCCCATTGCTGGCTATGTTATGAATACATGTATTTTTCCTCCAAGTGTGAGTAGTAGTAAGGAAGTGGTGTACTAAGGCTGCAAGAGTGtgtaaatttaaagaaaaatcagtgcGTTATATGTTGTCTTCTGTATGCTCTTCAAACAAAGTAGTACTGAATTAATTATTAATGGTAACATACAGAGAAGTATGTTGTTcgatttgttaattttttttaaagccactTCCCAGTGAGGCACTATTGTCATACTTTGACACATCAGCTTTGCAAAAAAGGGAAGTACAGGGCTACAGTTATTGTGTAAATGAGCCTCTTCAAAACAGCTGCAGTAAGCGGTTGCTGTTCTCAGCTGGGATGCTCTGGCTTCCAAGGAGTGCTAGCAGTAGCAGATCATTAGAATGCTTCTGTTCTGTGTACATCACTTTCACCTGGCAGTTGTTCTGAGTCTAGCTGGGTACCCTGTGCTGCAGTGGGTAAGCAACAATCttgtatttcagttttgtgCGTAATTTCTTGCAGTAGTCTTCTGTAACTGGGATAACTTAAGTCTCTCCAGCTGTCTGCAAGAGGTTGCCAGGTTATACTTTTGTCTTGTATAGTGAGAGAAATACACGCACTGGTCTTTGACTAGGAAgcatttccttttgaaaagttGAAGTTAATAAATACTGCTATACCTGTCCTTTAGATCTAAGGGTTGTAGAAAAATTAGTAACAAAAGTGTTTGTATAAACACTCCTCGCAATAGGAAGAAGTACAGAAGGTAAAAAACCTGCTAAGATCTTACTGCTTTTTGTCTTGAGTTCATGAAAGATTCGGTTATGTGGCTTGGCAGctggagaaaagtaaaaataacgATGTCTTGGATAATGGAAGTAAATGTCAGAAAACAACAGGCTTGTTCTGGGTGAAATTAAGGATTTCTGACTAGTAGTGTGTCCTGGAAATCAGAATCCTGTGGATAGTGAAGTTGCTTTTGAGAAACTGATtcttataatttatttttgtggtaCAAAAGGGCAGGGAAGCTGAAAACTCGTGAAGAGTTTTCCCCACTAAGTCCTAGTTTGTTTTATCAATAAAGTGGAGACTCTCGTAAAGTGCCTGTAATAATTGTATCCCCATGTGGACAGTCATTAACAGGCATTTTAAATACTACACCCTGTCCAGCATAGTATTTTGCTTTCTGACAAATGCTAGTGGAGGTAACTATTGCTTTAATGATGTAGTTAGTTACTTAGAGATTTTTCCCACTGAGTTGTCTCAAAAGAACTCGATAGATACATTTGCTAAGCATACATATATTTTAGATATTATATTACTTGTAGAGTGGCATTTTTGTGTTAGAATACAGTTTCTCCTATAGTTGTAAGTAATAATATAtaagtaataataattttatatatatgatTAAATAATTGTGTTTAATCATAAATACAGTTATGAAATGTATAAATACAGTCTTCTATGAAGTGTTCATGTTCacaaaattattataatattcCACttttgtcacaaaaaaaaaaaggtttattttaaacatgagcttgaaaaaaaattattcagccCTGTAGTGTTAGCAGTTCTTACCATTGTTGAATCTTGGTCATCTTGGATAACTATTTGTGTTGTACATGTTTTTAACTGGATGCATGACTTACAGTAAAGTTCTGTTTATTCTTTAGTGCTGGGGAGTCAGCCTACAGCCTTGATCATGCAAATGACTTGAGGGTGGAGCTTCAAAAAATGTATGAATTTATAGATGCGTTAAGGTAAAAGATtgtctctctcccttttccccccagcaCGTGTGTATCTCTGTTATGACTTAACTGATTATGTGGATGATCAGTATGTCTGCTCAGTTGTAAAGAGCATTTGAAAAGGTAGATGCTGTTCCTGTACACTACcaatttctgctttcttctccaGCCTTAAAATTCATGCATTCCTCTGCACTAGGAATAAGCATAGAGGAAACAAGTAGCAGCACCATTGAGGGGAAAGGaattgtttgtttggggtttctttgtttttctaaggCTGGGAGTGGAAAGTCTTGCAAATTGTAATATCCAAAACTGTTTATCTAAAAGAACATCAGAAGTTTTTGATCCGATATTGTCTCTCTGCTTTTGTGGCATTTGTCCTGATTTTGTTTTTGATCTTACAAGGCTGTATGTTTTCTTTGATTCAGTAAGAAGATTTTGAGTCTAGGCTTGCACGAAGATCCTCAACCTCATCCTAAAATATTACAACTTCAGCGAATGATAAGATACTCAGCTACACTTTTTGTTCAGGTAAATAGAGCATATGCAGTGAGATGAATGTACATTTTAGATTGTGTTCTCTTCTTTGCCAGGCATCCTTGTGGTTTGAAACTATTTCTACAGGGGCCTTAGTTCTGtatgttttctgcattttctgtagTTCCCCTAATGACTTATGATAGCCTTAAATAAGCTGTCTTGAACACAGATCTTTCACTCAGAGCAGCGTTGCGCATGGGGAACCCAGGAGGAGTGTGAGCTTTCGCTCTTCCTCTTGCTGAGGTTTGAGCCcacacagcagtgcagctgtggcagcagaggtgTGTGGAGACCTGCAGCAGGGACGGCAGCGTAGAAGCATCTTTGATGTGTTGGTGGGGTTTCTGCTGGTAGTATCTCTCTTCTCAAGGACTTGAAAAATGGGCTGAATACCTGCAAGCAATATtgtaaatatttcaatttttgcCAGGAAAAACTGCTTGGCCTAATGTCCCTGCCAACTAAGGATCAGTATGAGGAACTGAAGAAGAGAAGACTTCATATGGTAAGACAGGTTGGGATCTGTTATGTCTTGTATCAGGCTTTCTCATAGATATAAgcctgggagctgtgtggggaTATGAGTAGCTGCCTTCAACACTGGATTTcagtttgttattttttcatcCATATCGTCCCATCCCCTTTTCAAGGGATTTtccaagctgctgctttgttcTGCCCGGAACAGAAGTAGGTGGGCACAAAggtggacacttccaggaaccAGCAGGCAGTTGGCTGCATGGGCTGGTTCtggtgcagtgtgtgcagagcaagCCCTGAAGTGAGTGTGCTAGTTTACACTGACTTCAAAATTGTGTTCAGGAATTCACTCACATAAGTAGAATTTGGAAACTTCTTTTGTTGGTGGGAAAGGACATACTAGAATAAGGATgcctctgcagggagagaggcttttttccctttaggaGGAAGGATATCTTTAATTATAAACTAAAGCCAACTTCATCTTGAAGTATAAGTTGAGAAATAAGAATAATCCCACTCCAAAAGCCAGTGGTATCAGTGACCTTAAACACTGACGTTCTATGTGATATGAATGATGTTCAGATCAATCTAGACCGCTCTTTGCACAGATgcattagctttttttttcctccacaaagAGAATTGTTGCTCCTACTTTCCCTCAGGTTTGTAGAGGCAGATGTCATGGATTTTTCATCAGTATCATCACAAGCTCAAGGGAAACATGTAAGGAATGGTATATAAGTAGGAATCTTCTGCAAAGTAACCAAAATGGCAGCTGATCCCTTTAAGCATCAGCCAACAATGCCTTAAGATCAGCTAACTTGTACCTATGGATACTTAGAATGAAATTTTTCAAGCTTGCAGTGTTTTATTACTACATGTTTTTCGGTTTAGGTTGCTCTtgaaacacagggaaaacaagaggaaaagcagaaggagtTTATCTCTGTATCTGCATCTGCAGTTAATGGTGATGGAACTCACATAAAAAAAGGAACAGTCAAAAAATCTGAAGGCTGGTTACCCACATCTAGCATTTCAAGAGAGAGCGAGAGAGCAGACCCACTTCTTCAGCAGATTGACAATATCACATCCTTTATTAAGCAAGCAAAGGCAGCTAATAGGATAGATGAGGTCCATACGTTGCAAGAGAACCTGATGCAGCTTCAGGATGAATATGATCAACAGCAAACTCTGAAAGCTATTGAGCTTTCTAAAAAAcaggcagaagaggaggagataCAGAGGGAGGAGCTTCAGGTCCTTCGTGAAAAAGAGTGGGAAAGAGAGCACCATAAATTCATGTCTCAGCATTCAAGGACACGCTCCTTAGACTTCAGAGAAGTCAAACAGCATTTGGATGTTACTTGGACCAAAGGGGACATGAGTTTTGAAACTCCTGCTGTTGAGCAGCTGCCAGCGAAAGACCACTCGACCTTCACACTCAAACCCCAGAATGTCCCACAGTGTGACAAAGACCGTGATCAGCCAGCCTGTCTAAACCCCTTTGAGGATGAAGCAGATACCCCTCAAGTAGAAGATCCCGCTAATCCATTTGCCAAAGACACCTCTCCAGTGGCTTCTTTCTCTAACACAGCTCAGCAAAGTGATAAAAAAGAATATAATCCTTTTGAaagtgaggaggaggatgaacaAAGTAATGGAGCACCTGGCAGTACTTCAAACCCCTTTGAAGAGGATCAAAATCCATTTGAAAAGCCTGGGGGCAGTTGGAATTCAGGGAATCCATTTGAAGAGGGATCCGCTATCAATCCCTTTGAAGTGGAGGATGGCAGTGAGATCTCTGGAGAGGAGGCTATAGAGGAAGAGCTGCTTCTCCAACAGATAGATAATATTAAAGCTTATATATTTGATGCCAAACATAGTGGACGACTGGATGAGGTGGAGGTACTGACAGAGAACTTAAAGGAACTGAAACACACATTAGCAAAGCAGAAGGAGAAATCTAACTGCTGAAGCAGCAATAGGGCTGTGTAATAATTCAGTCTGCTGTTAAATATGGGAAGGTAAAGCAGATACTTACAGACAGGAGTACAGATCACAAGAGGGAATTGGGAGAATCCTGACTTTAAAGCACTTTCATTTAGACATAGCCACTACTACACAGTCTTGAAGAAAGAATTACTGAGGAATGCTGCTGGTCTCAAAAGCTTAGagtaagaaattttaaaataactttttacaGCACTTTTTAATGCTAACTGGTCTTACTGAATGCTTATTTTGGTCCAGGGGTTAAGTGCTAATAGGGAACTATGATGTGGAAGTGGTTGGAATATTGGTTTGCCCTCTTTCCTGCTTTCTGCTGTTGTGTTGGCCTTTCAAGTGTGGCTTTGActaaaaagagatgaaaacttTTCTAAAACTTCTTCATCTTCTCCTGACCCAGGGTAGTTGAACTGCTAATGGTGTTCTGGCAATGTGTTGTTACAGAGCTACTGTGATGCTCTGGGGTGCTGAATGTACAGACTCGCAGACCAAGTTTATGCAATGctaataaatacataaaaggGATCTTAAGACTGAGAAAAACTTTCTAACTGATCTTACTATGAGTAACTTCTTAGTATCTGTGTAAAGATTCCCAAGTAAAATTTGGATGCTTCTTTTTATCACTTCTGGTTTCCCGTTTGCTCTGAGCGAAAACAATGGTGTCATATCATCTTGCTGGCTTCAGACCTACTCATGAGGGAGCAAGCATTTGCTCATTTCCAGGGAAAGGAGCATCAGGCCAGCACCACTTCTATCTGTAATACAAAGGGTAAACCTCCAATTGCTAATTACATTATGGAATCTACACATTCCTTTAAATCCTCTGGGGGACAGAATGATGTTTGTTGTATTTGTGAGACCGGAATATTTTGTAGCACCTAAGCAacaaaaaattttctttataatgGAAAGCTGAGATGCCACTGGAATTTTGTGAAAGCTGGGAGACAGAGTCTGGCTGCAATAGTGCCAAATGGCAATTCTCTCATGTTAGATTCCCCTCAGTTTTTATGAGAATCAGGCATACCTATTTTAAATAAGGAACTTCAGATTGAAGACCTCTTGTGATCCTGGGGGATGACCTGGTGACAACCAGTACCTGTGATGCAGGAGGGCCTACAGCTGGGCAAATGCAGGGTTTTTGAGAAAGATGGAATCTAACTGCTTTATTTTTGAGAGGCACAGCCCCATCAGCAGGAATCACTGTGTGCAAGAGTTGTGGTGGTGAGTTAATCTTAAAGGGTTTATTTAGAactgaaacagaggaaaatcaGGCAAATCGCACTGCATAGCACTAACAATAGTGGGCTTACTCAGAAGTGTGAAGTTCTGTGGAATGGGACATATCTTTTAATTACATCTCTGATATTGGCATAGCTGTAACTACAACACTGCTTAAGATTTTAGAGACAAGTAGCTCTGTTACCTGAAGAGCAGGAACTCTGGTTCCTAGCTGTGAGCAGGTGGAGGTAGGGACTTGTGGAACTGTTGTTTAAAAAGACCAAACCACCTGTATCCTCACTTAATACAACTAGCAAGGGGTTGAAGTAACTCAGACCAGCTAGTCAAGGATACCTGATAGTCTGTCTGGTGTAGCCTAATTCTCGGTTTGAAAGGTGTGTAGAAGAGGTTGCCTTAAGACCATGAAGTTCTTATACTGATGTTTTATTAGAGCTGATTTAGTCCCCAAGTTTTACTTTGCACCAAGAACACAGGATTCTTAAAGGTCTTGACAGAACATAGGTGCTTAGCACCAGATTCATGAAGGCAGCAAAAATTGTTGATAGCTAAAGAGAATCCCTGGATTTATCTAAGAGATAGCATAAGGCACTTATTTAGGACGGGCTTGGTTGCTAGTCAGGAGAATTGCATCCTGCACTGTAACCTAATGCTTTTTTAGATATCAACATAAAAAACTGTTTCAGTGGCTTCAGCTTTCTCATTAAAAAGTGGTTTTATCCTGGTTGCAACTATCTTGCCTTGTTTATATTTTCTGGCTAATACACTAATAATTGAAGTATTCTTATTGTATATGtaatacattatttttacaAGCTCATGGATACCTCATGATCTTTGTCAGTGTTAACTGTGATAGACTAGACAGCTAATATGAAAATCATCTTTAACGTGAAGACCTTTGCTGGTATAGGGGCTGCTGGGAGGCTTGCAAGGCACAAGGGAATGAAGATGTCTTAAGCATAAAGCTCAATAACTAATTAGCATCGACTTTTGTTACAACTGCATGCACTACTCCATACGAAAACTTTGTAAAAAGAGATTCAATAAAACAACGTGTTTATTTTGTGTTGTGTTTGTCCTTGACAATTTTTACAGGATGCTTGCATCAGTGTGAAATTTTGTATTCAACTGTGAATTCAGAAATGCTGCAATGCAGTGGTACAGTGACTTGTACATATAAGCCTGACATAAAGGTCTGTACAGCAGAGTACAATCTATCATGTTTATACATATTACAGGGATGGTGTAACTGTTTGGTGAGGCAGAAACTGTGATGATTTGGAAAGAGTTTTTTTGATAATTGTAAAACTTGCCTTTTGTACACCAATTTGCCCATTCTCCTTTCCTGCTGATATTCCTGACTTGATCAGTGCTTCTCAGAGCTGCAGTATCAACTACAAAAGTTGTATCCTGCTGGAAATGAGACTCTGAACTGTTTCTGATTTGTAACTACATAAATTAGGAAAATTCAATTGAGACTGGAGTTATATTATCATTTGGCTGTCTTCAGTTGGTACAATATGGACTTTTGCACCATTTTCTACAAATTATGGAATTCTGTGCTATTTCTAAGATTTAACTTTTTAGTCTAGCCTCTCTATCCCAAAGAAAACATGATCTTGGTTTTGCTATAATTGCCTACCTGCAGGCATGAATAAGAAATAAGactattaattttgttttccagtggTGACTTCCAGTACTTGGTAGAACCACAGCTTTACTTTGTGCCAGTTTTaacttttattcatttttcacTTAATAATTCTAGTTTTAGATGTAAGAAGGCTTATGAGGCAGAGTTGTCTGTACTGAATGAACTTGCTTGCTCCTGTTCCCAGGAACTGCTGGCTCTTGTCTCTCACTGAAGCACCTTCATTGTCCAGCCCTGACGAAAAACAGCTGCATGACTTGAGATCTTGAAATGTCAGGCTCATGCCTCATTTTTCATAGCAGCTTTGTATCTTCCCCTCATCTCTTTGGGCAATGGTAcaaaagcagggcagggaacTTGGCCTTCAATCTCACACATGCATTCTCGCAGATGATACTTCTTGGGCCCGAAGGTTGCTGGATGTGATAGTTTTTTCCTTTcgctttcttctttttcaagcGTTTCTCTAGAAAAGAGATGATTGTTACTGTCAGAAGTCTGACTTGCAAtatttcctctcccttccctggacCCAAGTTATCAGAAAGATGGATTTACAGTTCCTACCTTGTGGACTTTACCTTGCTTGTGTCAATTTTATCCTGGAAAAGTAGTATTTCCTTCTGTATTCCACAAAAGTTTGTAATATGTATGCTAGATGATATATTAGCTTACTGCATGCTACTTACTTgcttttccccaggatttttttAACGTGCTCTGTTATCTCTTTGTTGGTTTTATCTTCCACGTCAACCAGAACTTGTTCTCCACTGTCTGTcaagaaaaattcagaatagTGTATCAAATGATACCACTTCCTCCTGCATGCAATTTAGAGAGGCTTTAAACACACAGGAATGAAGGATCTACTTCCCTCCTGCGGTTAATGTGTAATACAATATTTTAAGTGGAAAAGCAGAATCTCCATGAGGGTGAGTCTAGGAGAGCTGCTAACGGCTAAAGCTCTGCCGCTCAAGCAGCTTTCCCCGCAGCAGGCGAGGCAGGGCCGAGTGAGAACGGCACAGGCGCGGCGCTGACCATGCTGCCGGCGCGACCCAGCCACTGCTCTGCCGCTCCTGCGGTGGCCGCGGCTGGCGCCACCTACCCAGGTAGAAGCGGAGGAACGGCGAGGGAGTCATGTTCCTAAACAGCATGATCTGCACCCACGGGTTCTTGTACTGGATCTGCGGGATGTTGAAAAATACGAACTTTCtgcaaggaaagagaaaaagcacGCAAGGGCTGGCCCGTTGTCGCTGTGGAGGGCGCGGCCCGCGCAAGCTCCGGTGTCTTTGCAGAGGCAGCCCGCGCTCCCGCCGCGCCCCGCACTCACCTTGCGCCTTCGCTCAGTTCTCCCGCCGTGTTGTAGTTCACGGTCATCACCTTCACCGAGCTCTTAAACACGACGTCGCCCTGGCTGAGGTACTGCAAGGTCCTGCGCACCGGAAAGCGGCCCTTCATCGGCATCGCGGCGGCGGCCGGAAGGGGAGGCAACGCTCCCGTGCGCCCCCTGGCGGAGGCTCCTCCGCCCCGCCCACCCCGTCCCCGGCAGTGCCCGCGGAGGGCGCGCGCTGTGTCCGCGTCCGGCGGCGCGAGGGGCGCGAGGGGCGCGGGGGCCGTGAGGGCCGTGAGGGGCGCGAGGGCCGCGGGGGCCGTGAGGGCCGTGAGGGGCGCGAGGGCCGCGGGGGCCGTGAGGGGCGCGGGGGGCCCCGCGCAGCGACAGCTTTGGGGCTACTCAAAGCTTTTCTGTTCACGATGAATTAAAACCTTAGGAAAAGCCCTCTCTCCTCCTAGAGAAGGTCCTTGGAGTCAGTAAGTTAATGGGATTTCTTTTCTATACCAGTCCCGGTTAAATCTTTCTTAAGATAATCACTGCAGTGAAGGTAAAATGCTGTTTCTCCCTAAAAGAtagtaaattatttatttggtttaGACAGCTCCTGTTCAAGAGAAACTTAAATgaacttcaaaataaaactcaaGAATGCAATTATATTTGTAATTTACTTTAATGGTAGAAACCTCATTTAGCTACTAGTATTAACTGCAACAATATAATATCACAACAGCATTTAATAAAATGCATAAGCTAAATCATGCACTGCAATACTCTATATACAAACACAACAATGCAAATTCCTCTTTGTGACTGAAGACATTGCTTGGATataaaatttagttttaaaaaagaacatgctgttatttttaaatgccatCACACACAACAATACTGATTTCACAAAAGAAGCCgtgagaaattaaaaacttctgcagtttttaaaataaacaatagTTTTCTAAATTATAAGGAATAGAGATTTCCAGAAAATATCCCAAGGAACTGAAAGTAAATGCTTCCTTTTATAAAAATTTGCTGTTTTTTAGGAGCTCAGCACTCCCTTCTATGCCAGTACAGATACAGCTGTGCAGTTTTCAGTTAGGAAACTATGAACACTGGCTTCCAGTGTATTTCAGAGTACagattaattattaaaaatagtcCAACTTTTGATCTTGATTCCACATATGGAAAATTTAACATATACAGTCTGtaagtaaaatgttttcttcttaaagactgtgcttttttattttaaatgtactCAGTCCTACTTTAACCCACAATCATGAAAATACCATAAAATGGACCTGTGTTGTATTATTGCAGAGCCTTTATTGCCATTAAATTTGAGCACATTTTGTCCTTCAGA from Haemorhous mexicanus isolate bHaeMex1 chromosome 11, bHaeMex1.pri, whole genome shotgun sequence includes:
- the RBSN gene encoding rabenosyn-5 encodes the protein MASGCPAAFGDPTEVREGFLCPLCLKDLQAFRQLQAHYEEQHPGEDRDVRAQLRNLVQKAKRAKKKLLKQEDDDRTDSGSQERYESFSYGGVDPYMWEPQEVGAMRSHLSEFKKHRAARIDHYVVEVNKLIIRLEKLTSFDRANTESAKIRAIEKSVVPWVSDQDVPFCPDCGSKFSIRNRRHHCRLCGSIMCKKCMEFVSLPLASKLTSASREALGSHTSPNSSPSSVHGSRRGSISSISSVSSVVDEKDDERIRCCQHCKDTLLKREQQIDEKEYTPEIVKLYEKLRLCMEKVDQKAPEYIRMAESLNAGESAYSLDHANDLRVELQKMYEFIDALSKKILSLGLHEDPQPHPKILQLQRMIRYSATLFVQEKLLGLMSLPTKDQYEELKKRRLHMVALETQGKQEEKQKEFISVSASAVNGDGTHIKKGTVKKSEGWLPTSSISRESERADPLLQQIDNITSFIKQAKAANRIDEVHTLQENLMQLQDEYDQQQTLKAIELSKKQAEEEEIQREELQVLREKEWEREHHKFMSQHSRTRSLDFREVKQHLDVTWTKGDMSFETPAVEQLPAKDHSTFTLKPQNVPQCDKDRDQPACLNPFEDEADTPQVEDPANPFAKDTSPVASFSNTAQQSDKKEYNPFESEEEDEQSNGAPGSTSNPFEEDQNPFEKPGGSWNSGNPFEEGSAINPFEVEDGSEISGEEAIEEELLLQQIDNIKAYIFDAKHSGRLDEVEVLTENLKELKHTLAKQKEKSNC
- the MRPS25 gene encoding small ribosomal subunit protein mS25 — its product is MPMKGRFPVRRTLQYLSQGDVVFKSSVKVMTVNYNTAGELSEGARKFVFFNIPQIQYKNPWVQIMLFRNMTPSPFLRFYLDSGEQVLVDVEDKTNKEITEHVKKILGKSKETLEKEESERKKLSHPATFGPKKYHLRECMCEIEGQVPCPAFVPLPKEMRGRYKAAMKNEA